GCGAGGAAGAACACCTTGAAACTCAGCCCTTCATCGCCCTGCATCAGCCCATAGATCAGCCCCGCCGCCAGAAACCCGTTATAAAGGCCCTGATTGGCGGCCAGCACTTTCGTCTGCCGGGCAAAATCCGCAGAAAGGCCGAAGGCTTTGCGGCCAGCGGGCTTTTCCCACAGCAGCATTTCCAGAATGACGATGTAGATGTGGATGGCCGCAACGACGGCAATCAGAATGCTGGCGATCATGGGCGGCTTTCCTCCAAAAACCTTGAGGTCCTGCCTCGGTCGTCTTCATGCGAAAACAGACGGCCGGCCGGACAATTCCGTTTTAGCGGCGGCACGCATGGCCGCAAGGCCATAATCCCGCTCCTCCCGCGCAAACTGTTGAAGAGTGGCACTGCATTGCTTGACTCTTTGCTGAAATAAGAACAAAACAGGAACAATAGAATTGAAAATCCGGAATTGAAACCTGTCATGCCATGCAAAAGCGCGCGGAACAGTTGCTCGTTGTCGAAGAGCTGCGTGAAAGGCTGGAAAGGATCGGTAACGGGCCTCATCGCCTGCACGAGACCTTGCCTTTCGGCGTGGATGCCATCGACCATCACCTGCCGGGAGGCGGGCTGAAGCTCGGTTGCCTGCATGAGGTGAGCGGCGGCGGCAATGGCGCTGCCGATGGCGCGGCGGCCGCCCTTTTTGCGGCCGGTGTGGCAGCAAGGCTTTCCGGCAAGGTTTTATGGTGTGTCACCCGCCGGGATCTGTTCATGCCGGGGCTGACGCAGGCGGGCCTGTCGCAGAACCGGGTCATCATCGTTGAATGCCGCGATGAAAAAGGCGTGCTCGACTGTTTCGAGGAAGGCCTTCGCTGCAACGGCTTCGGCGCGGTGATGGGTGAGGTGGCGAAACTGCCGATGAACGCCTCACGGCGGCTGCAACTGGCAGCGGAAACCTCCGGTGTGACCGGCATCGCCATCCGCCGTTTCCGTCGCGCCGCCGATGCGGCGCTGTTCGGCGAGCCGACGGCGGCGGTGACCCGCTGGCGCATCTCCGTCCGGCCCTCATCCCCCTTGCCGGTGCCGGGGGTGGGCAGGCCGCGCTGGTCTCTGGAACTTTTGCGATGTCGCGGCGGCGAAAGTGCCGAATTTGAAGTGGAAGCCTGTGATGCAAAGGGTCGTCTCGCTCTACCTCCCGACATGGTCGACGGATCGTTTCCGGCGTCTTTCGGGCAAGGACGCGCCGCCGGTTGAAAAGCCTCTGGTCATGATCGGCCGCCAGGGCAGCCGCCGGCTGGTGCTGGCGCTCGACAAGGCGGCAAAGGCGGCGGGCATCCGGCCCGGCACGCCGGTCAGCAAGGCGCAGGCGCTGGTGCCGGGCCTTATCGTGGAAGATATGGATACGGCTGGTGATGCCCGTGCCCTGCAGCAACTGGCCTTTCATTTCCTGCGCATCTATGCCCCCATCGTTGCCGCCGACCCACCGGACGGGCTGGTGCTGGATACGGCGGGGGCGGACCATCTGCACGGCAATGAGGCGCTGATGCTGAGCGGCATGGTCAACCGCCTGCACGCCGCCGGTTTTGCCGCCCGCGCCGCCATTGCCGATAGCTGGGGAGCGGCCCATGCGCTGGCCCGTTTCGGCCGTCAGGAAATCAGCATCGTGCCACCGGGCGGGCAGCGGGTGGCAATCAGCGTTTTGCCATTGGCCGCGCTCAGGCTGGAAGAGCGTATTGTTTCCGGGCTGAAGGTGCTCGGTTTCCGCAGCATCGGCGAGCTGGCCGATGCCCCGCGTGCGCCGCTGACCCTGCGCTTCGGCCCCGAACTCGTGCGCCGTCTTTCCCAGGCTTCCGGAGAGATCGGCGAACCCATAGAACCGGTGCGGGTGGCTGAACTGGTGGAGGTGCGGCGCGCCTTTCCCGAACCCATTGCAGCGGCGGAGACGATTGCCCGCTATACGCAAAAACTGGTTATGGAGCTTTGTGTCGCGCTGGAAAAGCGCGGCCTTGGCGCCCGCCGTGTCGATATGGTGCTGCACCGGGTGGATAGCGGCCTGCAGGCGGTGCGGGCCGGCACCTCCAGACCGGTGCGCGATGTCAAACAGCTTGTCCGGCTTCTGACCGACCGTATCGACACCATCGATCCCGGTTTCGGCATCGAGATGATGGTGCTGACTGCCACCTATGCCGAGCCACTTGTTGCCGCGCAGGCCCGATCCTCGCTTCTGGAGGAAGGCCGTGCGGACATCGCCGATACGGTCGATGTCATCCTCAATCGCGGTCACCGGGTCTATCGTTATGCAGCAGTGGCAAGCGATGTGCCGGAACGCTCCCTTACCCCCGTTGCGGCGCTTGCGCCTGAGGATACGCTCGGCTGGTCCGGCCACTGGCCGCGTCCGGTCAGGCTTTTTGCAAGGCCGGAACCCATCGAGACGCTGGCGCTGCTGCCGGATCATCCGCCGCGTTATTTCCTCTGGAAAGGCGTGCGCCATAATGTGCGGCGCGCCGACGGGCCGGAGAGGGTGTTCGGCGAATGGTGGAAACGCGACCGGGAAAAGGCCGCCGTGCGCGATTATTTCACGGTGGAAAATGAAAACGGCGAGCGCTTCTGGATTTTCCGTTCCGGTGACGGCGAACATGCCGAGACCGGCTCGCAGGGCTGGTTCATCCACGGGGTTTTCGCATGAATACGCCGCTTTATGCCGAACTTCAGGTGACCACCCATTTCTCCTTCCTGCGCGGTGCAAGCTCCTGTGAGGAGCTGTTCGAACAGGCCAAAAATCTGGGCATCGAGACGCTCGGCATCGTGGATCGCAACAGCCTTGCGGGCATTCCCCGCGCTTATGAAGCGGCCAATAATCATGGCATCCGCCTCGTCATCGGCTGCCGGCTCGATCTGGATGATGATATCTCCGTGCTTGCCTATCCCATGGATCGCCCGGCCTACGGCCGGCTTTGCCGGCTGCTTTCCGTCGGTAAGAAAAGGGGTGGCAAGGGCAAATGCCGGCTGACATGGGATGACCTCGTCGCCTATGGCGAAGGCCTGATCGTCGTGTTGCTCGCTGACCTCGCGGATGATCTTTGCGCACTGCGGCTGCGACGTCTCAAAGCTGCTTTTGCCGACAGGGCCTATATGGCACTCAGCCTCAGAAGACGCCCCAACGACCAGATGCGGCTTTTCGAACTGTCAGAGATGGCGCAGGTCGCAAGTGTACCGACTGTTGTTACCAATGATGTGCTCTTTCATGTGCCCGAGCGGCGCATGCTGCAGGATGTCGTCACCTGCATCCGGCATAATTGCACCATCGACGAGGCGGGTTTTCGGCGCGAACGCCATGCCGACCGTTACATGAAACCGCCGGAAGAGATGCACCGGCTGTTTGCCCGTTACCCTGAAGCGCTTTCCCGCAGCCTTGAAATTGCGAAACGCTGCAAATTTTCGCTGAAGGAACTGGTCTATCAATATCCCGAGGAGCGTAGTCTGCCGGGGCTGACGGCGCAGCAGGCGCTGGAGAAGATGGTATGGGAAGCGGTGCCGGGGCGTTATCCGAAGGGTTTGCCTGAGAAGGTGGAAAAGGCGTTGCATCATGAGTTAGATGTTGTCGGCAGGTTAAATTACGCCCCCTATTTTCTGACCGTGAGTGCTATCGTCCGACAGGCACGTAAGATGGATATCTTGTGCCAAGGACGCGGTTCGGCGGCAAACTCGGTTATCTGTTTCGTCCTTGGTATCACTGCCATTGATCCTGCTCGCTTCAGCAATCTCGTCTTTGAACGTTTCGTTTCCGAAAACCGAGGTGAACCGCCTGATATTGACGTGGATTTCGAGCATCAGCGTCGTGAGGAAATTATTCAATGGGTCTACAAAACCTACGGCCACGATAAAGCCGCGCTTTGTTCAGTCGTCACCCGCTATCGTGGTCGAGGGGCATTGCGAGATGTTGGTAAAGTACTAGGTTTGCCGGAGGATTTGACCAAACTTCTGTCTTCGCAGGTCTGGCGCTGGAGCGAGGGGGTGGGTGAAAAGCAGGTAAAGGAACTGAACCTCAATATGGAGGATCGTCGCCTGCAACTCGCTTTTGAGTTAGCCAACCAGCTTGTCGGCACGCCACGTCACCACAGCCAGCATCCGGGCGGCTTCGTACTTTCCCATGATAGGCTGGATGAACTTGTACCGATCGAACCAGCCGCCATGAATGATCGACAGATCATCGAATGGGATAAAGACGATATTGATATCGTGAAGTTCATGAAAATGGATTGCCTGGCGCTTGGAATGCTTTCCTGCATGAAGCGTGGCTTCGATCTGCTGGAGGCGCGTACGGGAGAAAAATACGATCTTGCTGCGATGCCACCGGATGATCCCGCAACGTTTGCAATGATCCAAAAAGCAGACACGCTCGGCACTTTCCAGATCGAAAGCCGGGCGCAGATGTCGATGTTGCCGCGTTTGAAGCCCGCCAAATTTTACGATCTTGTTATTCAAGTCGCCATCGTCCGTCCCGGCCCCATTCAGGGAGATATGGTACATCCCTATTTGCGGCGGCGTCAGGGAAAAGAGCCCGTTCGGTATGAAAAACCGGAGCTTGAAAATATCCTCAAAAAGACGCTGGGTGTCCCGCTGTTTCAGGAACAGGCCATGCGGATTGCCATGGATTGCGCCGGTTTCACCGCAGATGAGGCTGACCAGTTGCGTCGAGCCATGGCTACTTTCAAGAACGTTGGCACCATTTCCAAATTCAGGGAAAAACTAGTCACCGGCATGGTGACGAACAGCTATGACAAGGACTTCGCCGAACGTATCTTCAAACAGCTCGAAGGTTTTGGCAGCTATGGTTTTCCCGAAAGCCACGCGGCATCCTTCGCGCTGATCGCCTATGCCTCCTCATGGCTGAAGTGCCATCATCCCGATATTTTCTGCACGGCGCTTCTCAATTCGCAACCCATGGGCTTTTATGCCCCGGCCCAGATCGTGCGCGATGCGCGCGATCATGGTGTGGAGGTGCGCCCGGTCTGCGTCAATAACAGCCGCTTCGACTGCACGCTGGAACCGACCGGCAAGACGGACACCAATGGCAAAGAACGTTATGCCGTGCGGCTCGGCATGCGTCTGGTGAAGGGACTTTCCAACAAACACGCTGCCGATATCGTCGCCGGCCGGCAGGACCGGGCGTTTGCCTCGGTAGATGATCTCTGGCGAAGGGCCGGCGTTCCTGCCGCTGCCCTCGTCTGCCTTGCGGAAGCGGATGCCTTTCTGCCGTCGCTTTCGCTTGCCAGACGCGAGGCGCTCTGGGCCATCAAGGCTTTGCGGGATGAGCCGCTGCCGCTTTTCGCCGCCGCCGCCAGCCGGGAAAATACTGTCGTGGACGAGCTTCAGGAACCGGCCGTCGCGCTCAGGCCCATGACGGATGGCGGCGAGGTGGTGCAGGATTACGGTCATGTGGGGCTCACCCTGCGCGAACATCCCATGACCTTCCTGCGGCGCGATCTTTCCCGCCGCCGCATTGTCACCTGCGCGGAGGCGGTGCGTGTGCGTGACGGCACATGGCTGGAAACGGCGGGTCTGGTGCTGGTGCGCCAGCGTCCCGGCTCGGCCAAGGGCGTGATTTTCATGACGCTGGAGGACGAGACCGGCATTGCCAATGCGGTGCTGTGGGTCAAGACCTTCGAAAAATACCGGCGCGTGGTGCTGTCCGCCGGCATGGTCGGCATTTACGGCAAAATCCAGCGGGAGGGCGAAGTGGTGCATCTGGTCGCCCACCGGCTGACCGATCTGTCGGAAGCGCTGGCAAGCGTGGGCGAACGCAACCACGCATTCCCCCTGCCGCATGGGCGTGGCGATGAGTTCCACCACGGCATGCCGCCGGAAGATCATCGCACCATCAGCAAGCGCCCGCCACGTACCGCCCGCGATGAGGATGAGGTGGAGCGGATAAAGGTCATTTCCCGCAACTTCCACTGAGACGGGGCTCAGCTCACCTTTTGCGCGCCACGATGTAGGGGCGCTTGTCGTTGCCCTTTGTGGCATGGATTTCCGTTGCCAGAATATCGAAACCTCCGGCGGTTATATGCCGGCCAAGCCCGGAGGCGCTGAAGACGCCGGCATAGGGGGCCTTGCCGATTGCGCGCATCGCCGGCAGGAGAAGGCGGATAAACGGGTTCGTATCCCCGACGCAGGGTGTCTTGGTGATGAACAGCCCCTGCGGGGCAAGCAGGGAATGGATGTGCTGTAATGCACCGGGCAGGTCACGGACTAGATGAAGATAATTGAAACCCAGAACCGCGTTAAACTGCGCAGGGTGAGGCACAAGCGTTTCCACGGTCGCAATGCTGAAAACGAGGTTGGTGAGAGAGCCGGCGGCGTGTTTTCTTTCCTGCGCAATCGCAATCATGTCCGTGGAAATATCCGTCGCAAGATAGTCTTTGACACCGCCTGCCAGCCGGATTGCCGTTGTCCCGGTGCCGCAGCCCAGTTCCAATATACTGTCTTCCGGCCTCAGCAGGCCGCGGGTTCGCTCCAGCGTGCGCTCATATCCCGCTTCATCCGCAATCCTGCCTTCGGCATATTTCCGCGCTGTCCGGTTCCAGAATCGGGCGTCGTCGGCAATGCTCATGGTGGTTGCTCCCCGGACGGCGTCTCACGCAATATCTTATCCGGCTTGTTTGAAGCTTTTAAGCCGCATCCTCCAGCCCTGCCGTGTCCTTCCTGCGGAACTGGCTGGGCGGTGCGCCGATCACGCGTTTGAAAGCGCGGCTGAAGGAGGCTTCGGAATCATAGCCGAGTTTTTCCGCCGCCAGCGTCACACGCATGCCTTCGCGCAGCCATAGCCGCGCCTGATGCATGCGAATGCGCACCACATAGCGCGCCGGGCTCTCCCCCACCACGCGGGTGAAGCGTTCCGCAAAACTGGACCGGGATGCGCCCATCAGGGAGGCAAGCTCTTCCACGCTCCAGTCCTTTTCGGGGGTGAGGTGGATGGCGGCCAGCACCCGCCCAAGTTCGGGATTGCGCACGGCGGCAAGCCAGCCGCTGGAATCGCCGCAGCCATGTTCCACCCATGTGCGGATCAAAGTCGCCGTCAGGACATCAGCGAGCCGTGCCAGAATGCCCCCGGCCCCAACACGGTTCAGTTCCACCTCGCGCGCCATGGCTTCCAGGAGATGCGGAATGGCCGGATCGCTTTTGGCGAGATCGCTGGTCAGCATCACATCCGGCATCAGCTGCAACAGCGGATGCAGATTATCCATGTTGAAACGCATCGAGGCCGTGAACGCCACCGTGTCGCCGCCGGCGCTGGCGCATTGCATGTCGAAAATGCCCTGACACACTTCCTTCTTGCCAAAGCGATCGAACAGGGCGGGCGTCACACCCTCGCCGCTGCCCAGCACATGGGCGTGGCCGCGGGGCAGAAGCACCGCATCGCCACATGTCAGCGTCAGCCACTCCCCGGAAGGTTTCTGCAATTTGGCCTGTCCCACGCCAATGAAATGAAACCGCGCCGCCTCCTGTTCGGGAAAGGCCGTCGCCCAGGGCGTAGCCATGCGGCAGCGGCCATATTCGACGCCGTCAAGCCTGAGACCTCGCAGCATTTCCGTCAGGGCATCGTTCATGACATCTCACAAATTCGGACGTTTGGTTAAGTAATAAGGATTTTCTAGCATGGAAACGCCGGCCTGTCACGCATAGCTTACGACCATCGATTTGCAGGCGATGGACCGGCCTCCCCCGGCCTCGTCGTTTCGCCATTCCGTTTCAGAGCGTATTCCCGCAATGCGCATCAGGAGATTTTCATGAATAGCCGGACAATCAACGAACTTGAATATACGCCGCGCAAGACAGAGCCGGATGCGAAATGGGCCGCCGTGGTTTCCCTTTCACTCGGCGTCTTCGGGCTGGTAACGGCGGAATTTCTGCCGGTCAGCCTTCTGACGCCGCTATCGGCCGATCTTTCCATCAGTTCCGGCATTGCCGGCCAGTCCATCACCGTCACCGCGCTGGTAGCAGCGGTGGCTGGTCCCGGCGTCGTCATCGGCACACGCAGCATCGACCGCCGCTGGACCCTGCTTGGGCTTACCACGTTGCTGATCATTTCCAGCACGCTTGCCGCCTTTGCCAACGGTCTTTTCATGCTGTTTGCATCACGCGTTCTGCTCGGCATCGGCCTTGGCGGTTTCTGGGCCATGTCGGCGGCGCTGGCGCTGAGGCTTGTTCCGCTGGATAAGATGCCACGCGCCATGGCCATCATTCTGACAGGTGTTTCGGTCGCCACCGTCTGCGCCGCACCGGTGGGCGCGTGGATAGGCGCGACACTTGGCTGGCGTGCGGCCTTCGTCGTTGCGGGCGTGCTTGGCGTCATTGCACTTCTCGTGCAATTGCTCACCGTTCCGTCCCTGCCGCCAGCCGGTGCGCCCGGTCTTGCCACCATGTTCCGGCTGCTGCAGCGCCCGCAGGTCAGGATCGGCCTTCTGACGACGCTGTTCATCGTCGCAGGTCACTTTGCCGGCTTCACCTATGTCCGCCCGTTCCTCGAAGATGTGCCGCACCTTGGCGTCGAGGCGATCTCGCTGGTCCTGCTGGTTTACGGTATCGGTGGCTTCTTCGGTAATCTCTTCGGCGGTTTCCTCGCCGAGAAAAACACGGCATGGGCGGTGACGTTCGCCGCCACCCTGATCGCCGCATCCGCCTCTGTTCTGGTGATTGCCGGCGCATCGCCCCTTGTCGCCGGTCTGGCCATCGCCTCCTGGGGCTTCGCTTTCGGCGCACTTCCGGTCAGTGTGCAGAGCTTCATCACGAGGGTTGCTTCAGACGAGGCCGAAAGCGCCGGCGCCCTGCTGCTCACCACCTTCCAGATCGCCATCTCCAGCGGTGCGGTTCTGGGCGGCCTGCTGATCGACCTTCAGGGTGCAACCATGGTCTTCGTCTTCGTGGCCATAGCGGCACTCCTCGGCGCATCGCTCATGGCATCCCGCCGTGGCGTGGTGCCGCAGGTCGAAGCCTCGCAAATATAAGATACCGGTTGCAGAAAAGGACCCGCACGCGTGCGGGTCCTTTGATTGATAAGCCGCTGCTCAGCGCCGTAGCCCCAAAAGGCTCGCAGCGCATTTTCAATCCGGACCGGGCATGGAGATCATACCCGAACCCATTTCACAATTTCACCCAGCCACCGTTCTTCTTGCCGGATTCGATACAGGCCGTAACAAAGGCAACACCTTTGACGCCATCATCGATGGTTGGATAGGTAACCGCCTTGTCCAGCGCAGAGCCTGTGCGGCGGGCCTCGATGGCATGGGCCGCTTCCGTATATATGGTCGCGAAGGCTTCGAGATAACCTTCCGGATGGCCGGACGGGATGCGGGTGACGCGTGCCGCCGCGGCCCCAGCGCCTGCGCCGCCACGGGTGATGAGCTGCTTCGGCTCGCCGAGCTTCGTGAACCACAGATAGTTCGGATCGGCCTGCGTCCATTCGATGCCAGCCTTGTCGCCGTAAATGCGGATTTTCAGCCCGTT
This portion of the Agrobacterium tumefaciens genome encodes:
- a CDS encoding DUF1304 family protein, translated to MIASILIAVVAAIHIYIVILEMLLWEKPAGRKAFGLSADFARQTKVLAANQGLYNGFLAAGLIYGLMQGDEGLSFKVFFLACVLVAGIFGAMTANMKILFIQALPALFALGLLWIGV
- a CDS encoding damage-inducible protein, which translates into the protein MQKRAEQLLVVEELRERLERIGNGPHRLHETLPFGVDAIDHHLPGGGLKLGCLHEVSGGGNGAADGAAAALFAAGVAARLSGKVLWCVTRRDLFMPGLTQAGLSQNRVIIVECRDEKGVLDCFEEGLRCNGFGAVMGEVAKLPMNASRRLQLAAETSGVTGIAIRRFRRAADAALFGEPTAAVTRWRISVRPSSPLPVPGVGRPRWSLELLRCRGGESAEFEVEACDAKGRLALPPDMVDGSFPASFGQGRAAG
- a CDS encoding DNA polymerase Y family protein, which encodes MIGRQGSRRLVLALDKAAKAAGIRPGTPVSKAQALVPGLIVEDMDTAGDARALQQLAFHFLRIYAPIVAADPPDGLVLDTAGADHLHGNEALMLSGMVNRLHAAGFAARAAIADSWGAAHALARFGRQEISIVPPGGQRVAISVLPLAALRLEERIVSGLKVLGFRSIGELADAPRAPLTLRFGPELVRRLSQASGEIGEPIEPVRVAELVEVRRAFPEPIAAAETIARYTQKLVMELCVALEKRGLGARRVDMVLHRVDSGLQAVRAGTSRPVRDVKQLVRLLTDRIDTIDPGFGIEMMVLTATYAEPLVAAQARSSLLEEGRADIADTVDVILNRGHRVYRYAAVASDVPERSLTPVAALAPEDTLGWSGHWPRPVRLFARPEPIETLALLPDHPPRYFLWKGVRHNVRRADGPERVFGEWWKRDREKAAVRDYFTVENENGERFWIFRSGDGEHAETGSQGWFIHGVFA
- the dnaE gene encoding DNA polymerase III subunit alpha → MNTPLYAELQVTTHFSFLRGASSCEELFEQAKNLGIETLGIVDRNSLAGIPRAYEAANNHGIRLVIGCRLDLDDDISVLAYPMDRPAYGRLCRLLSVGKKRGGKGKCRLTWDDLVAYGEGLIVVLLADLADDLCALRLRRLKAAFADRAYMALSLRRRPNDQMRLFELSEMAQVASVPTVVTNDVLFHVPERRMLQDVVTCIRHNCTIDEAGFRRERHADRYMKPPEEMHRLFARYPEALSRSLEIAKRCKFSLKELVYQYPEERSLPGLTAQQALEKMVWEAVPGRYPKGLPEKVEKALHHELDVVGRLNYAPYFLTVSAIVRQARKMDILCQGRGSAANSVICFVLGITAIDPARFSNLVFERFVSENRGEPPDIDVDFEHQRREEIIQWVYKTYGHDKAALCSVVTRYRGRGALRDVGKVLGLPEDLTKLLSSQVWRWSEGVGEKQVKELNLNMEDRRLQLAFELANQLVGTPRHHSQHPGGFVLSHDRLDELVPIEPAAMNDRQIIEWDKDDIDIVKFMKMDCLALGMLSCMKRGFDLLEARTGEKYDLAAMPPDDPATFAMIQKADTLGTFQIESRAQMSMLPRLKPAKFYDLVIQVAIVRPGPIQGDMVHPYLRRRQGKEPVRYEKPELENILKKTLGVPLFQEQAMRIAMDCAGFTADEADQLRRAMATFKNVGTISKFREKLVTGMVTNSYDKDFAERIFKQLEGFGSYGFPESHAASFALIAYASSWLKCHHPDIFCTALLNSQPMGFYAPAQIVRDARDHGVEVRPVCVNNSRFDCTLEPTGKTDTNGKERYAVRLGMRLVKGLSNKHAADIVAGRQDRAFASVDDLWRRAGVPAAALVCLAEADAFLPSLSLARREALWAIKALRDEPLPLFAAAASRENTVVDELQEPAVALRPMTDGGEVVQDYGHVGLTLREHPMTFLRRDLSRRRIVTCAEAVRVRDGTWLETAGLVLVRQRPGSAKGVIFMTLEDETGIANAVLWVKTFEKYRRVVLSAGMVGIYGKIQREGEVVHLVAHRLTDLSEALASVGERNHAFPLPHGRGDEFHHGMPPEDHRTISKRPPRTARDEDEVERIKVISRNFH
- a CDS encoding class I SAM-dependent methyltransferase, whose translation is MSIADDARFWNRTARKYAEGRIADEAGYERTLERTRGLLRPEDSILELGCGTGTTAIRLAGGVKDYLATDISTDMIAIAQERKHAAGSLTNLVFSIATVETLVPHPAQFNAVLGFNYLHLVRDLPGALQHIHSLLAPQGLFITKTPCVGDTNPFIRLLLPAMRAIGKAPYAGVFSASGLGRHITAGGFDILATEIHATKGNDKRPYIVARKR
- a CDS encoding AraC family transcriptional regulator, coding for MNDALTEMLRGLRLDGVEYGRCRMATPWATAFPEQEAARFHFIGVGQAKLQKPSGEWLTLTCGDAVLLPRGHAHVLGSGEGVTPALFDRFGKKEVCQGIFDMQCASAGGDTVAFTASMRFNMDNLHPLLQLMPDVMLTSDLAKSDPAIPHLLEAMAREVELNRVGAGGILARLADVLTATLIRTWVEHGCGDSSGWLAAVRNPELGRVLAAIHLTPEKDWSVEELASLMGASRSSFAERFTRVVGESPARYVVRIRMHQARLWLREGMRVTLAAEKLGYDSEASFSRAFKRVIGAPPSQFRRKDTAGLEDAA
- a CDS encoding MFS transporter, whose protein sequence is MNSRTINELEYTPRKTEPDAKWAAVVSLSLGVFGLVTAEFLPVSLLTPLSADLSISSGIAGQSITVTALVAAVAGPGVVIGTRSIDRRWTLLGLTTLLIISSTLAAFANGLFMLFASRVLLGIGLGGFWAMSAALALRLVPLDKMPRAMAIILTGVSVATVCAAPVGAWIGATLGWRAAFVVAGVLGVIALLVQLLTVPSLPPAGAPGLATMFRLLQRPQVRIGLLTTLFIVAGHFAGFTYVRPFLEDVPHLGVEAISLVLLVYGIGGFFGNLFGGFLAEKNTAWAVTFAATLIAASASVLVIAGASPLVAGLAIASWGFAFGALPVSVQSFITRVASDEAESAGALLLTTFQIAISSGAVLGGLLIDLQGATMVFVFVAIAALLGASLMASRRGVVPQVEASQI